One genomic segment of Candidatus Berkiella aquae includes these proteins:
- a CDS encoding methyltransferase regulatory domain-containing protein: protein MSANAAFSYDITEYESRSYSQTHPDHLYTLAKLFGLNPTCFAKARILELGCASGGNIIPLACQAPQANIVGIDLSAVQIQKAAQVIRDLKLTNIEVFHLGIEEITQDFGLFDYIICHGIYSWVPEAVRHKILAVCRAHLAPQGIAYISYNTLPGWNVVKSIREMMIYHTRAISAPMTKAKEARNLLQFMACGLGEENSPYANFLRTEIDILAKQPDSYLVHDHLGEINDPLYFHQFVEMAKKYHLNYLADSDIADMYPHNLPEMLANEINKINDVVRCGQYMDFIRNQRFRCTLLCHEEATINRSLCTSQIKSFYLSFGGKVEGNPQNKLIDGESMKFIGQHITLTLTKPIAKVAMLKLVSQKGKPLAFTALCDSVMNEMMLHDQTSVERFLIEDLNLMRLVLGGLVKIHSDDGRYANNPGEMPLIPEWMHYQLQHQSWVTNHRHETISLSDVEKFLLQNCDGQMSVKELSQKLTEFLIKEKIGLIGEDGQQIDSIIENEQRSYDLCRTLLNEFSQLALIVDK, encoded by the coding sequence ATGTCTGCTAATGCCGCCTTTTCTTACGATATCACAGAATATGAGAGTCGCTCCTATTCGCAGACACATCCTGATCACCTTTATACTTTGGCCAAGTTATTTGGCTTGAATCCTACATGCTTTGCAAAAGCACGGATATTAGAATTAGGCTGTGCGAGCGGAGGCAATATCATTCCTTTGGCATGCCAAGCACCACAAGCCAATATTGTCGGGATTGATTTAAGTGCCGTGCAAATTCAAAAAGCCGCACAAGTCATTAGAGATTTAAAACTAACTAATATTGAAGTTTTCCATCTTGGAATTGAAGAGATCACGCAAGATTTTGGTTTATTTGATTATATTATTTGCCATGGTATTTATTCATGGGTACCCGAGGCGGTACGACATAAAATTTTAGCGGTTTGCCGGGCACATCTTGCACCGCAAGGTATTGCCTATATTAGCTATAATACCTTGCCTGGCTGGAATGTCGTGAAAAGTATCCGCGAGATGATGATTTATCATACGCGCGCCATTAGTGCTCCCATGACCAAAGCAAAAGAAGCTCGAAATCTATTGCAGTTTATGGCCTGCGGTTTGGGAGAGGAAAACTCTCCTTATGCTAATTTTTTAAGAACAGAAATAGATATATTAGCTAAGCAACCTGATTCTTATTTGGTTCATGATCATCTTGGCGAGATTAATGACCCCCTGTATTTTCATCAGTTCGTTGAAATGGCTAAAAAATATCATTTAAATTACTTGGCAGATTCCGATATTGCAGATATGTACCCTCATAATTTGCCTGAGATGTTGGCTAATGAAATCAATAAAATCAATGATGTCGTTCGTTGTGGCCAATATATGGACTTTATACGTAATCAACGCTTTCGTTGCACCTTGCTCTGTCATGAAGAAGCAACCATCAATCGGAGTTTGTGTACCTCGCAGATAAAATCATTCTATTTAAGCTTTGGTGGTAAGGTTGAAGGTAATCCTCAAAATAAATTGATTGATGGTGAATCCATGAAATTTATTGGGCAACATATTACCTTGACCCTGACTAAGCCAATTGCCAAAGTGGCTATGTTAAAATTAGTCTCCCAGAAAGGAAAACCACTTGCATTTACGGCCCTATGTGATAGCGTCATGAATGAGATGATGTTGCACGATCAAACGAGCGTAGAGCGATTTTTGATTGAAGATCTCAATTTAATGAGGTTAGTGCTGGGGGGATTGGTCAAAATCCATTCAGACGATGGGCGATATGCTAACAACCCAGGTGAGATGCCACTTATTCCTGAGTGGATGCATTACCAGCTGCAGCATCAGTCATGGGTGACAAATCACCGTCATGAGACCATTTCATTAAGTGATGTTGAGAAATTTTTATTACAAAATTGTGATGGGCAAATGTCTGTCAAAGAATTAAGTCAAAAACTTACTGAATTTCTTATCAAAGAAAAGATAGGATTAATTGGTGAAGACGGGCAGCAAATTGATAGTATCATTGAGAATGAACAACGTAGTTATGATTTATGTCGTACTTTGTTGAATGAATTTAGTCAATTAGCTTTAATTGTTGACAAGTAA